One genomic segment of Pongo pygmaeus isolate AG05252 chromosome 19, NHGRI_mPonPyg2-v2.0_pri, whole genome shotgun sequence includes these proteins:
- the LOC129017379 gene encoding keratin-associated protein 4-3 isoform X1 → MVSSCCGSVCSDQSCGQGLCQESCCRPSCCQTTCCRTICCRPSCCISSCCRPSCCISSCCKPSCCQTTCYRTTCCRPSCCISSCCRPSCCISSCCKPSCCRTTCCHPSCCISSCCRPSCCISSCCKPSCCRTTCCRPSCCISSCCRPSCCISSCCKPSCCRITCCRPSCCISSCYRPQCCQPSCCRPACCISSCCHPSCCVSSCCCPSRCQTTCCRTTCFRPICCGSSCC, encoded by the coding sequence ATGGTCAGCTCCTGTTGTGGCTCTGTATGCTCTGACCAGAGCTGTGGTCAAGGTCTCTGCCAGGAGAGCTGCTGCCGCCCCAGCTGTTGCCAGACCACCTGCTGCAGGACCATCTGCTGCCGCCCCAGCTGCTGCATTTCCAGTTGCTGCAGGCCTTCCTGCTGTATCTCCAGCTGCTGCAAACCCAGCTGCTGCCAGACCACCTGCTACAGGACCACCTGCTGCCGCCCCAGCTGCTGCATTTCCAGTTGCTGCAGGCCTTCCTGCTGTATCTCCAGCTGCTGCAAACCCAGCTGCTGCAGGACCACCTGCTGCCACCCCAGCTGCTGCATTTCCAGTTGCTGCAGGCCTTCCTGCTGTATCTCCAGCTGCTGCAAACCCAGCTGCTGCAGGACCACCTGCTGCCGCCCCAGCTGCTGCATTTCCAGTTGCTGCAGGCCTTCCTGCTGTATCTCTAGCTGCTGCAAACCCAGCTGCTGCCGGATCACCTGCTGCCGCCCCAGCTGCTGTATCTCCAGCTGCTACAGGCCCCAGTGCTGCCAGCCCTCCTGCTGCCGCCCAGCTTGCTGCATTTCTAGCTGCTGTCATCCCAGCTGCTGTGTTTCTAGCTGCTGCTGCCCTTCCCGCTGCCAGACCACTTGCTGTAGAACAACCTGCTTCCGCCCCATCTGCTGCGGCAGTTCTTGCTGCTGA
- the LOC129017379 gene encoding keratin-associated protein 4-3 isoform X2, whose product MVSSCCGSVCSDQSCGQGLCQESCCRPSCCQTTCCRTICCRPSCCISSCCRPSCCISSCCKPSCCRTTCCHPSCCISSCCRPSCCISSCCKPSCCRTTCCRPSCCISSCCRPSCCISSCCKPSCCRITCCRPSCCISSCYRPQCCQPSCCRPACCISSCCHPSCCVSSCCCPSRCQTTCCRTTCFRPICCGSSCC is encoded by the exons ATGGTCAGCTCCTGTTGTGGCTCTGTATGCTCTGACCAGAGCTGTGGTCAAGGTCTCTGCCAGGAGAGCTGCTGCCGCCCCAGCTGTTGCCAGACCACCTGCTGCAGGACCATCTGCTGCCGCCCCAGCTGCTGCATTTCCAGTTGCTGCAG GCCTTCCTGCTGTATCTCCAGCTGCTGCAAACCCAGCTGCTGCAGGACCACCTGCTGCCACCCCAGCTGCTGCATTTCCAGTTGCTGCAGGCCTTCCTGCTGTATCTCCAGCTGCTGCAAACCCAGCTGCTGCAGGACCACCTGCTGCCGCCCCAGCTGCTGCATTTCCAGTTGCTGCAGGCCTTCCTGCTGTATCTCTAGCTGCTGCAAACCCAGCTGCTGCCGGATCACCTGCTGCCGCCCCAGCTGCTGTATCTCCAGCTGCTACAGGCCCCAGTGCTGCCAGCCCTCCTGCTGCCGCCCAGCTTGCTGCATTTCTAGCTGCTGTCATCCCAGCTGCTGTGTTTCTAGCTGCTGCTGCCCTTCCCGCTGCCAGACCACTTGCTGTAGAACAACCTGCTTCCGCCCCATCTGCTGCGGCAGTTCTTGCTGCTGA
- the LOC129017379 gene encoding keratin-associated protein 4-3 isoform X3 — MVSSCCGSVCSDQSCGQGLCQESCCRPSCCQTTCCSPSCCISSCCRPSCCISSCCKPSCCRTTCCHPSCCISSCCRPSCCISSCCKPSCCRTTCCRPSCCISSCCRPSCCISSCCKPSCCRITCCRPSCCISSCYRPQCCQPSCCRPACCISSCCHPSCCVSSCCCPSRCQTTCCRTTCFRPICCGSSCC; from the exons ATGGTCAGCTCCTGTTGTGGCTCTGTATGCTCTGACCAGAGCTGTGGTCAAGGTCTCTGCCAGGAGAGCTGCTGCCGCCCCAGCTGTTGCCAGACCACCTGCTGCA GCCCCAGCTGCTGCATTTCCAGTTGCTGCAGGCCTTCCTGCTGTATCTCCAGCTGCTGCAAACCCAGCTGCTGCAGGACCACCTGCTGCCACCCCAGCTGCTGCATTTCCAGTTGCTGCAGGCCTTCCTGCTGTATCTCCAGCTGCTGCAAACCCAGCTGCTGCAGGACCACCTGCTGCCGCCCCAGCTGCTGCATTTCCAGTTGCTGCAGGCCTTCCTGCTGTATCTCTAGCTGCTGCAAACCCAGCTGCTGCCGGATCACCTGCTGCCGCCCCAGCTGCTGTATCTCCAGCTGCTACAGGCCCCAGTGCTGCCAGCCCTCCTGCTGCCGCCCAGCTTGCTGCATTTCTAGCTGCTGTCATCCCAGCTGCTGTGTTTCTAGCTGCTGCTGCCCTTCCCGCTGCCAGACCACTTGCTGTAGAACAACCTGCTTCCGCCCCATCTGCTGCGGCAGTTCTTGCTGCTGA